The genomic interval GGCTCCACGTGGATGCCGCCTACGCCGGATCCGCCGCCATCGTCCCCGAACTGCGCCACCTCCTTGATGGATGCGACCGGGCCGATTCCCTCGTCCTCAATCCCCATAAGTGGCTCTTCACCCCCATTGATCTGAGCGCGTTTTATTCGCGCCGCATGGATGTGGTCAGGCGGGCGTTCAGCCTCGTCCCGGAATACCTTCGCACGAGCGAGGATGAGGCGGTGCGGAACTTCATGGATTACGGTCCCCAACTGGGACGACGATTTCGCGCGCTCAAACTCTGGATGGTCATTCGCTCGTTCGGTCAGGAGGGGCTCGCCGAACGCATTCGTTATCACATCCGCCTGGCCCAGGAGTTTGCCCGCTGGGTGGATGCCGATCCTGATTTTGAACGGGTGGCTCCCGTTCCGCTGAGCACCGTCTGCTTCCGCGCCCGCCCGCGACGGTTCGCCGAACGAAGCGCCGACGAGAGAGCCACGGCGTATCTCGATCAGCTCAATAGCGCCCTGCTTGACGCCGTCAATGCGACCGGCGAGTGCTTCCTCTCGCACACGCGGCTTGGCGGACGGTTCGTGTTGAGACTCGCCATCGGCAATATCCGGACGACTGAGAGGCATGTCGCCCGCGCCTGGGAACTTCTTCGTTTTCATGCCGGGCGACTTGACGCGCAGATGCGCTGAAGCGGGGCAACGCCCTGACGGGATCGAGACGATAGGTGAAAGGCGCACGGTCGGTGCGCCCCCGCGTCACCGGGCGAGTTCGATGAAAACCTCTTCCAGATCGGGCTCGGCGAAGGCGATATCAGTGATCACGGCCCCCTGCGAGCGCACATAGCCGAGAAGATCGCTGAGCCGCTTCTCCTTGCTATCCACGGTGACGGCGAGCGAGCCGTTTTGCACGGACCAGTGAAGCACGCCCGGAACGGGCAGGGTCGTCAGTTCGGGTAGCGGTCCCGCACAGCGAATCCTGATCACATCGCCTGTGGCGAACATTCTCTTCAACCGCTCGGGCGTTCCGCGAGCGATGATCTCGCCGTTCTTCAAGAAGACGAGTTCCTCACAGAGCTGTTCGGCTTCCTTCATGTAGTGGGTGGTGAGAATGATCGTGATGCGCTTCTCGCGGTGAAGAGCGGAGATGCTCTCCCGGATGCGCACGGAAATATCGGGATCGAGGCCCACCGTCGGCTCATCGAGAAAAAGTAGTTCCGGGTCGTTGAGGAGCGCCTTGGCCAGCGACAAGCGTTGCTTGGTTCCGGTCGAGAGCCGCTCAAAAGGAACGCGCCGATAGTCCTCCAGCCGCAGCAGTTCGATAACTTCGTCCACCTTCCGGCGAAGACGCGTGCCCGATAGCCCGTAAAGCAGAGCGTGGAACGTCAAAGTTTCTTCCACCGTGAAGCTCCAGGGAAAGTTGGCATTTCCGCTGGAGATATTGATGCGCTGGCGAATCCGGTGTCCGTCACGACGGGCATCAAGACCGAGAATCGTCACGCTCCCCTCATCGGCCATGAGCAGCGTCGCCAGGATGGACAGCAGCGTCGTTTTCCCTGCTCCGTTGGGACCGAGAATTCCGAAAAGCATTCCCTGCTCGATCTCCAGCGAGACCCGACGCAGGGCCTGCTTCGTCAGGGGGAAAGGAAAGCGACTGCGATAGGTCTTGCTCACACCCTTGATGTCCACGGCTCGCATAATCTCTTTCCCCGATGCGCCAGTTTACCTCAGAACGAGCAAAAGATGAAAGGCAGCCACCGATGAGGTACGAGACTTCGAGCCCTCATCGCTTCCGGATGGTCACTCCTGTGACACGAAGAACAGCTCGACATCACCCGTGCGAACGGAGGCGGGGCAAAGCTCAGTCGCCGGGAGCTTCGGACGACATCGGCCCGGTATCTCGTTGTGAGGAAAAGTGCGCCACGATGCGTCGGGCGAGTTCCTCGCCGACGAACGGACGCAGTTCCTCGACCGAAGCTCGACGAATTCGATCAAGACTGCCCAGATTACGCAGCAGCCGATTCTTGCGAATCTCACCGATGCCGGGGATGGCCAGGAGTTCCGACGCGAAATCGCGGTGCTCGCGCCGCCGGCGATGAAAGGTTATGGCGAAACGATGGGCTTCGTCACGGATCATTTGAATGAGGTGAAGCACGGGCGAGTGACGGTCCAGCCGGAGCGGCTCGTCCTCCCGGCCTTTCACGAAAAGGATTTCTTCGCGTTTGGCGATGGCGGCCACTGGCTGAGCGTTCAGGCCGAGATCCTCGAGGGCCGCCACGGCCGCCCGGAGTTGCCCCTTGCCTCCATCCACGAGCACGAGGTCGGGCAGATCGCGGTGCTCGCGCAGCAGCCGGGAGTAGCGGCGGTGGACGACTTCTCTCATGGCTGCGTAATCATCGGGACAGGACGCCGTTTTGATAATAAAGTGCCGATA from Blastocatellia bacterium carries:
- a CDS encoding ABC transporter ATP-binding protein; this encodes MRAVDIKGVSKTYRSRFPFPLTKQALRRVSLEIEQGMLFGILGPNGAGKTTLLSILATLLMADEGSVTILGLDARRDGHRIRQRINISSGNANFPWSFTVEETLTFHALLYGLSGTRLRRKVDEVIELLRLEDYRRVPFERLSTGTKQRLSLAKALLNDPELLFLDEPTVGLDPDISVRIRESISALHREKRITIILTTHYMKEAEQLCEELVFLKNGEIIARGTPERLKRMFATGDVIRIRCAGPLPELTTLPVPGVLHWSVQNGSLAVTVDSKEKRLSDLLGYVRSQGAVITDIAFAEPDLEEVFIELAR